The following coding sequences lie in one Candidatus Eremiobacterota bacterium genomic window:
- the pqqA gene encoding pyrroloquinoline quinone precursor peptide PqqA, whose protein sequence is MKQARDRYERPDFQEHPLGAEVTAYVTTPLRIPKA, encoded by the coding sequence ATGAAACAAGCTCGCGATCGTTACGAGCGGCCCGATTTCCAAGAACACCCGCTCGGCGCCGAGGTAACGGCCTACGTGACCACGCCTCTGCGAATTCCGAAGGCGTAA
- a CDS encoding fatty acid desaturase — translation MERFARYGTGMGLGLIHIGALCAFIPAFFRLSDLAVVAVLSYCTGALGVTLCYHRVLTHRSLRLRKPVEYLLALFGTLALQGDPIRWVAVHRKHHAHADHDGDPHSIELGFKWAHVDWLYRHNIAYPTEEEIARYAPDLRADPFYRALARFALPLQLALGVLLFLLGGWAWVVWGVFVRLVVSYHTTWFVNSAAHMLGYRTYRTSDRSTNCWWVAIMTFGEGWHNNHHAFPFSARHGLRWFEVDMTWWHVRILQFLHLADRIRIPSEVMRRRLAYDAP, via the coding sequence ATGGAGCGATTCGCTAGATACGGCACCGGAATGGGCCTGGGGCTTATTCACATCGGCGCTCTGTGCGCGTTCATACCAGCTTTCTTTCGACTCTCCGATCTGGCCGTGGTTGCGGTACTCTCGTATTGCACCGGCGCGTTGGGCGTGACGCTCTGCTATCATCGCGTGCTGACGCATCGAAGTTTGCGTTTGCGAAAGCCCGTTGAATATTTGTTGGCGCTCTTCGGAACGCTCGCACTCCAGGGCGATCCGATTCGTTGGGTCGCGGTCCATCGCAAGCATCATGCTCACGCCGATCACGATGGCGATCCGCACAGCATCGAGTTAGGTTTTAAATGGGCCCACGTCGATTGGCTCTACCGCCATAACATCGCCTATCCGACCGAAGAGGAGATCGCGCGCTACGCACCCGATCTGCGTGCCGATCCTTTCTACCGCGCGCTGGCACGTTTTGCGTTGCCGCTTCAGCTCGCGCTCGGAGTTCTGCTCTTCCTTCTCGGCGGCTGGGCCTGGGTTGTCTGGGGAGTCTTCGTGCGGCTCGTAGTGAGTTACCACACGACGTGGTTTGTCAATAGCGCCGCCCACATGCTGGGATACCGCACCTACCGCACGAGCGACCGCTCGACCAACTGCTGGTGGGTGGCCATCATGACGTTTGGAGAAGGCTGGCACAATAACCATCACGCCTTCCCGTTTTCGGCGCGCCACGGCTTGCGCTGGTTTGAGGTCGACATGACCTGGTGGCACGTCCGCATCCTTCAGTTCTTGCATCTAGCCGACCGCATCAGAATACCGAGCGAGGTCATGCGGCGCCGGCTGGCGTATGACGCCCCATGA